gcaaCACTAGTTCCTAATCCAATTAGCCTACTATCACCAGGATCATGGACACAGTAAACTAACCATACAAACCCTCGAGAACATCTACCATAAATTAGAGTACGCATATACAGTCCATGTGAAGCATATACTTGGTGATCAAATCTATAGTGATATATATTAATACAGGCCCAAAATGATAATTTCCATAGGttacaataataaataaatcttacaattcaataataacaattaaataCATAGTAGAAGgaaaatctcaaacaacttCACAGTGTCCCATGGGCACAGCCTCATAGTCGATAATGAACATCTACCCGTCTCATCTCCGGCTCTACCATCTAAAAACATATATCAACAAGTGGTGaccttcacaagcccagtgaggggtgagtaGGCAAGCACACACATAAGTCATGATGCTGCACATGCTCACACACAAGCCATACCAAAATGCCCTAAATGCATAATGTACACAATCCATTTATTATATTAAATTCGATTTTAGTTACTAAGTCTTAAtatatgggtataagtgctataagcaatgtAGGTGGTATCTAAGCCAGTTGCAATTAGATGTCAGCCAATCTCGAAAGAAACTTCTGtcccccagctaacccctaaatagtaaccttTAACAGCTATGGTCCCAGAATCCCACATCGTCATCGGTCTCCCATGTTGTCCAACAATCATGCGTATAGTACGTCATACAATGCTATGCCCTCTTAGAATATATTACATCGTATCTGGGCATAGTAGTCATCCACGACCTATCATCGAGTGGGATTAACcaataccttaacccctattgacaaggggttatagcaTTAGGAtgtgaatcctaaccatatgcaataTGCATGCATCCATAACAACCATAGCATCCAACCATACATATGTGGTCACAACTATAAAACTGATCTCTGAGCCCACGGAACCAGAAGCCACACCTCGACCACACCATGCCTCAGACCATCAATGTTACAACCATCACCACACAACTATAGtactacacatccacaacacatcGGTCACATCAATCTCAATAAGATCATGCCACATATACAAATACAAAAGTATAgaaaacactccgtaaaatagagcaatcacccactcaccttgataccCAAATCTGATGTTCTTTCACTGAATTTTCGTCAACATCTACCATTGTCAAGTATTTCAAATTCCTAAATTAACAATTTATATTCAAGATTAATGTCAATTTATTAACCattgttagtttttatttccaatGACCAAATTGAATTTTCCTCATTGGAATCCATGCCCAACTGGTACACAAAATATTAATCTCATAACAGTATTTTTCCCAACTGACCAAGCTTGGATATCAGCTCAGTTTTCAACACCCATGCAAGTCACCTATCCAACCCACATAGTCAATAATTTCATATCTGGCCTATTGGAATCCATATATTGTAACTAGGTCATTAGATACCAATTGAAATGGTCTGTAACCTCTACAACATTTAAATTTGATTAAGCGAGGTTTCTAACACAGCCAGGGCTCACACTTGCATTCCACATTTCATCTCTCTTACCCGGGTATTTTTCCTTGGTCTCGAGTCACTAATCTTGCTTTTATACATACTCACACTTCTGGGGCAGTTTGAGCCATATATACACTGTCGAGGCATACAGTTCACATTTTGGGCCTAAAATAGTAGTACTGTCAAGGCCAAACTGGCTGGCCGGTTTGCCTGATAGAATGGGTCCTTTTTTCAATAGAATTCTGCTTTCTCTTGGACAGAATTCTGTCGGGCCAATTTGTGAAGTCCCGGGCTCCAAATCTTTCCTACATTGTCTTTAAAATATGCTAAACATGGGTAGGGGGTGAACTGGCCAATTGAAATCCTTTTCACCTAAACCCTACAATAGTTGAATTGTTCCCAATGAGGTTTCTTGGGAACCAGCTGGGATTCCAACCCAGCTGAACAAACCAGGGCCTATCCCAGTCAATTCTTCACCTCTACACATCTAATTAAGTGGAACATGATTTATGGGTTTTCTACCCAAGTCCCATTTGGGTTTTATTATAGGGCATAGGCTCAATTGGTTCCAACTTACCCCATTTCCAACCGGGTGACCCAACTACAACTTCTATCTATTCTCAGACAAAATTGAAGGTATGTAGGGCTTTAACTCACCtccaattttatttcttttcaccCAATTGGCAAAAGCCCTATGACAAAGATTTTCTGGGCAACCCTATAGCCAATTGGGTCCCAACTGATGTCCAAAAGTTGGGGCTTTTGTTGTGGGAGACTGAATTGAGCTCCTACAGTCAATTTTCCACTACTAATTTcaattaattacaaaccctaCCCCTGGCCGAATTCTACCCTTACTAAAGTCACTGGGGTAAGTCAGATGAATTACCTTATTGGCAGTTCTTGGGACTTGCAGTTGCAGCTGGGAGTGTCCTAGTGTAGCTGTCCAGCTTCAGACCTCTTCCCAGCTGTGGTAGCACCTTTGGCAGACCTAGGGTTTCCTCTGCCAGCATGTGAGAGAAGCAATAGTAGCACCAGAGGTAGAGGAGCAATAGCAGCAACAGAGGCAACAACAACtccctctttttcctcttccttctttttcttctttcttctttttctttctcctcctttctcccttctctgcTCCACCGAATTTGGCAacaaaaataggtaaaaagCATCTGCATAAACTATATTTATTTAGCCCAAAttagaccttagggtctgtttggctaaACACTTTAAAATTAACCCATTAATTTTAtaactttaaaatttaataactttATGTAGACCCCACTAACCATCATAGTAATTTGTGCATTAGGACTCTTAAATATGCCCATATACATGGTATAAGTGGGAGGAGTCACACTGCAaaggggtgggtcccacataaGTAAAACCCAAATTTTTGCATTCTGCAACTCAAACCAGTTGGCCGGTTAGCAGCAAGGTAGCCTACCGATTGCCTTATTTTTGACCCCCCAGAAGCCTAATCCTCTGTCCTATTTAATCCACCATGTGTGGAACTATTTCCACAGCtttttgactattttacccctcctACTTGACTAATGAATTTGCCAATTTCTCCCTCCTACTGTTATACATGTGGGTCCACATGGTTGGACAACCTATTACCCCTTATATCAGCTAAATCCTGACACTAGGGTACAATTGCTTCAAAATTCAGGGTGTTACAATAAGAGAGGAAGGCCAACacacccctaaaaaaaataaaaaataaaatattaaatttatcTGAACTGAAATCGCGGTCTTCCTTGGGCATAAGAATGGACTCTTTCACGGTATAAGTCATAAAGTGAATGGAATTTTATGTCACATTTCACTATCCTTGGACACTTCGACTCAATTACCTATGAAAGTtgccttatttctctctctttttttttttttttggNNNNNNNNNNNNNNNNNNNNNNNNNNNNNNNNNNNNNNNNNNNNNNNNNNNNNNNNNNTTTTGGTAAAATGTTGCGTTATTTCATATGGTGATAACCCTCCCTCTTCTTAAGGACTTTCATTTGCATAGATGCATAGATGTTTAGTCTCATTTCGCTTCCTTTGTAGTAGACTAATGGAAGTGGGTCATCAAGAAGCAGAACTGACTATTGTTGTCACGGTACAAGTCCACAGACTGAATTGACTTTTATGTCCGCTATCTTTCCAAGAAGACCAAGGTCCAGTCATTCCGAGGTGTTCTAGCAATTACTGACAGAGTGTTATGCTATACcaaaatttctaatttttttggttttgttggtttttttttttttttttagttcttcTGGTATAACTTTTTGGATCTTAACTGCTCAAGTGAATACATCCatcacctccccccccccccacccccaaattgAATCAAAGGAAGTAGGAGTCTTAGTTTTTCAGAAATGATTTTTAGTAAACTAAATAGTTCAAGAATTCATAAGCTCTTCTCAGTCGCAGTAAGAGCaattaataatgtatttttgaATTAAAAAGTAATGGGTTTTTATTTCAAGCATCATAACATTTTTGACCAATTACAAGTCATCCatcttccttctacaagtcatCCATATACATTAAATTCCACATCCACTAGTCAACAGTGGCAATCCATTTGAGTTTTGAGTATGCTCCACTTAAGTAGATGACAATataaacacagagagagagagagagagagagagaatatgacCTATTGAGGATTTAGATACTATAAGAACCTCAATTTGTTTCCTTCATAGTATGATGATGGAAGTAGTGGGATTGACTGTTTTTCTCATGGCATACCGTTGTTGTCACGGTATTAGACATAAAGTATAGACCAGAGAGTAGAGATCTTGTCCTTACTCTTAAGGATATTCTCATGATCATATGCTCAGAACGCGGGTTTGTCTTCTCAATAGTTGCAATTAACGAGTATATATAAATTGCATCCCTCATCTGTTCATAAACCCAACTCCTCTTCCTGAGATCTGCCTCCTCCTACTACTCCTAATTCCTTTGCACATCCAAATTTTCAGTCCATATAGCCCAGACAACTGCAATATTTGATGGGTTTTAGCTTTTTTCTGCTTTTTCCCATTTGCACTATTAATATTAATGCCAtccttcttattcttctctggTGCAGCAGCAGCATCAGCATGGCAGATGGAGCAGATCAGCTAGCCTTATTGGCCATCAAGGCTCGTATAATCAATGATCCTTCTCATGTTGTGAGCTCTTGGAATGACTCTGTCCCCTATTGTGAGTGGCCAGGTGTTATATGTGGCGGTCACCAACATCCAAACAGGGTCAGAGCCTTGCATTTAATGTCCAGTGGATTGGTGGGATCCTTGGCTCCAGAAATAGGTAACCTCAGTTTCCTTCGAAAGATTTCGCTCGGAAACAATAGCTTCCATGGTGAAATCCCTCGTGAAGTAAGCTTTCTCTTCAGGCTTCGCTATTTATTCATATTCAACAATTCGTTTGAAGGGGAAATTCCATCCAACATATCACGTTGCTCCAACCTTATAGAACTCCGTTTAGGTTACAACAATATTGTGGGGAAAATTCCAGTAGAACTTGGCAGCTTGTCTAACCTTCAAATCCTTTCATTCCATATGAACAGATTGACGGGTCAGATCCCACCTTCCTTAGGGAATCTTTCAGCCCTTTACGTCATTTCTGCAGAATACAATCGAATTAGTGGAAGTATTCCAGTTTTCTTCGGGCAAATGACAAGATTAATGTTTTTCGGGCTTGGTGCTAATAAGTTGTCTGGTACTATCCCTCCCAGTATATATAATCTTTCTTCACTCGCTGTTTTGGAAGTCGAAGCTAATCAACTTCAAGGGATTCTTCCACCAAATTTAGGCTTCACCCTTCCTAATCTATTTGAACTTTCAGTTGCATTAAACCAGTTTCATGGACCAATTCCAATTTCTTTGTCCAATTTGTCAAAACTTGAACAACTTAACATATGCGGAAACAGTTTTGTTGGGAAAGTGGCTATTAATTTTAGAGGCCTATCAAAAATCAGTATGATTGTATTGGCCACAAATCATTTGGGAAGTGGAGAGGTCGATGACCTGAATTTTGTCAACACATTGACCAATTGTAGTCATTTAACAGTTTTTGAACTTAATGATAATCGGTTTGGTGGTATGCTCCCCAACTCCATAGCAAACTTATCGACCCAACTGATAGACCTCTCACtgggagaaaataaaatatctgGAGAAATCCCAGTGGGGATGGAGAACCTTGCAAACTTACAATCCTTGGACCTATCTGAAAATTTACTACAAGGAAGCATTCCAACTTCAATTGGGAGACTTCAAATGCTAAATGGACTCTATTTAGATGGGAATAGATTCACAGGGTCAATCCCTCCTTCTCTTGGAAACTTGACACTATTAATTGAGCTCTATTTAAGAGATAATCGCTTGCAAGGAAAAATACCTTCAAGTCTTGGACAATGCAAATATATGTTACGCTTGGCCCTATCTGGTAATAGTTTTGATAGTGTCATCCCCAGAGAGATATTTGATCTTTCCACGTTGATAGAACTAAACTTGAGTAGAAATTCCTTCTTTGGTTCTCTACCTTTGGAAGTGGGTCGACTGAAAAATCTTGGAGTACTAGATGTTTCTGAGAACAACTTGTTTGGAGAAATTCCAAGAACCCTTGGTGCTTGTACAAGCCTAGAACACCTTTTTATGGAGCGTAACTTATTTCAAGGATCTATACCATCGACTTTGAGTTCTCTAAGAGGCCTTCAAGATTTAGATCTTTCACACAACAACTTCTCTGGCTATATCCCAAAATATTTGGGTACATTTAAGTTCTTACAAAACTTAAACTTGTCATTTAATCATTTGGAGGGTGAGGTATCAACAGATGGAGTCTTTAGAAATTTGAGTGCAGTTTCAGTCATTGGAAACAATAAGCTTTGTGGAGGTATACCAGAACTTCATTTACCAGCATGCCAAACTCAAAAGTCAAAAGAAGATGGCAGACATCATGCTTTCAAGCAAATAGCCATCATATGTGGTTGTGGGGGCTctctatgttttatttttataacaTTTGTTTTTATTATCTACCGGATAAGAAGACAAAAGAAAGAATCCactttatttttcatagagGGTCATCATTTTAAGATTTCTTATGCCCAACTTCTTAAAGCTACTGATGGATTTTCTTCTGCAAATTTGATTGGAGTGGGAAGTTTTGGTTCTGTTTACAAAGGAGTTCTCAATGATGGGAAAACTATTGTTGCAGTAAAGGTACTCAACATTAGACAAAAAGGTGCTTCCAAGAGTTTTATGGTTGAATGTGAATCCCTTAGAAACATCCGGCATCGTAATCTTGTAAAAATCTTAACATCTTGCTCGAGTATAGATTTTGAAGGCAATGATTTTAAGGCTTTAGTATATGACTTCATGCCCGGTGGAAATTTGGAGAGATGGTTACATCAACATGAAAATGACATACAAGATGAACAAAGGCATTTAAGCCTTGTTCAAAGATTGAATGTTGCCATTGATATGGCAACAGCACTGGATTATCTTCACCACCATTGTCATATACGGATTATTCATTGTGATCTAAAGCCAAGCAATATTCTTCTAGATGGCGATTTGACTGCACATTTGGGTGATTTTGGGATATCAAGAATTCTCTCAAAAGTCACAAGTAGATGTCAAAATCACACAAGCTCGGTTGGAATAAAAGGATCTATAGGATATATTGCACCAGGTAATGTACCTCTTTTATTGATCTAGTATAATTTTTCTCTTGTTGTGATTGGGCTTACCTTAGTACaattaatcaaatatttttctcaCTTATTCCACTGTAAAAACCTTAAGGTATAATTACTATTTTCATATACATTTTGTGAGATCTCTAGCCCCTTTCTAAAGAAAAGTAAGTTTAACATCTCAAACAGTtgaaaagtaataataaaaaaatgctaaaatggTATGTATGCATGCTTAGATGATATTTTAAGTTTCATTATTTATACATCAAAGTTTTAACTGCATGTTTCCATACTGTAGTCAAATCATTACTTGAATGCCATAAGATATTGTGGTTTTCTGAAGAATTATATATTTAGTTTGGGTAGTTGTTTGTAGTTTTTCCCGTACATATATTATTGTGGCCGGCCACATGCCCCATTAAAGTCATTAAATCAAATTAGTTGGATATCATGCCATCAGATGATATATTGGATTTATAAAACTAAAGATGTTTGGGGGGATTATGTTCCTCGTATAAGCACTACAGGAACAAATTTAAAGATATCCTAACATTTTCTTGAGATCCATTTCATCTTATGTTATTCTTCCAGTTAAGACCAATAGACTTTGCCCCTATTCTCACTAGTTATCTTCCATGTCATGTTATTCTTCCAATTGATGAGATCAGTAGACTTTGCTCCAGTTCTCAATAGTTATACAAGTACTAACCTAAGATGCATAAATTATAGAATATGGTGCAGGTGTTGATGTTTCGATGCAGGGTGATATCTATAGTTATGGGATTCTCTTGTTAGAGATGTTCACAGGGAAGCGGCCCACTCATGAATTGTTCATAGATGATTTTAATCTTCACTACTGGGCTGAGATGGCTTTGCATAATGGAGTGATGGATGTCATCGACCCATCACTTCTCTCtatggaagaagatgaaaaagagGCGGCAACAACTGTGACCAAAATCACTAGAAGTCGAAGATGCATGAAGGATAGAGTGCAAGAGTGCCTTAGTTCGGTTATTAGAATTGGAGTTGCCTGCTCAGTTGAATCACCATGTGATCGGATGGACATAAATGATGTGGTCAAAGAGCTACATCTAATCAGGGACATTTATCTTGGAGGCGGCACTCAGCTGGGAAGATGAACTATAATAAGGGCTGTTAACAGTGGTAAGTCATCATTCCTTAGAAATTTGGAGTTTTTTGTACTTTTAATGAAgctgaaattttttcttctatgTGAGTAAAGTATGCTACTCTTATTGATTTGGATACCAATTGCAATTAAATGAGACATTAGTGAATCATTGCAGTCTTTTTAGTtcagaaatttttttggaaaatccgTTTAGATATTACCATTGGATGCTGATGAATGAGTAAAATTAATCAAAGGGTATTTTGATCAATGATTTTCAGAAGGTAGAATTGACAAAGTTACCCATCTGATAATTTTCCCCTCAGTTGAATGTGATGTACAGGAGACCATCCCCACAACATGCATTCTTGAGGATCTGAGCTCCTCTGAACAAGGGTGTTTTCCTTGATTAACTCtttgaaaataatatttatGAACAAGAAAACTCCCACTTTGTTTCATTAACGTATGATTAACATATGGTCACCTTGGTCTCTATGCCCAATCCAGAGGAAAGAGTATTCAGCGGTCTGCATAGAGAACTTTATCTCTTCACAAAGGTAAATGAGGTCCACATAACTAGGCTTAGCGACATAAAAAAAGTAATGTTTCTTATCATCTCATAATATGAAAAAActcgatttttattttaatttttttacttttttttatcttttattaatatttttttttatggctaGGGCTATCTCCATGGACGTTGAGAAGGTTGACAACTGAAAGTACAAAGACAAATTGAAGACAGCTAGTACATTGGCTACAAATAAGCAAATTCCAATAATGACTACAGGATCTTTTTCTCTGTTGCTGGATATCAAGGATATATCTAGAATATTACATGAGTGTGTTTCTAAGTATGTGGCATAATAGGTAAAAATAGGGAGTCTCAGGGCATTATGTTTGGCTACAATAGTACTTATGAAGGGAGTGTCTGCGGGTCTACTATAGATATAGTTTGTCAAGTGTATATTTGTTTTTAATGTCTTatgaggctttttttttttctttacggAACTATGAGGCAACATGTCAAGGTTTTATCTTCACCCTAAGTAGTGTATTTTTGCTTCCATTATGGCATTAGAtggttaaaatgaaataaaactttTAGAAAAAATGGATAATGGCTTTGACATACATAAAATTGACCAAGACCACCAAACAGACCATAGACTGATCCTAAATTAAGTCAAAAACTCAATTAGACTAAAACTCCAAAGTCAACTCGAGTCAGATTTTGTTGACTTAGAGCCAATGCCGTATTCATTGGCTGACACTACCTGCGCACAGGCCGATGTTGGCCAAATCCCAACTATGTCAGCTAGAATGCCAATTCTGTCGTTCTGTGATTTTACGAGGAATTTCTAGATCTTCTACCAAATCTTGATCAAATCTCATACCCTTGACACCTAAGGAATGAACCTAGAGACACACACTATGATCTTAGAACACCCAGATTACTCTAGCAACACATGTGAAAATGTGTTAAGTGCTCAAATCTCTTAGGAATATAAACTTCccataaataaattcaaatctctctctaagCAAGAAAGGAGATCTCACCCTCATATAGAAGCAATTCTATGCCTTCCTTGGTGACTAAGGAGCCTcccaactataaatatataaccCCTCCCATGTCTTGGGGATCCTTGTTTGTACGTAGAACTCGACCAGTGGGGTAGTGATGCATCGGTCATTACCTGTTTGGTGTCATCTGATAATTTTCCCCTCAGTTGAATGTGATGTACAAGAGACCGGACGAGTTTGCCACCAAAAAGGGAGAATAGACGTTCACCGATGAGGGAGAAATAAATGCTTGCCACCACCCTAACAGAGAAATGGAGCTGCTGCACTACAGGATGTACATATTGAGCCTACGCGGAAGATTgttaatgtaataccctacttcttaaacccggtctgattacacggttgacccagtttaatcATGCAGGACTCGAACCgaagagggttaaggtgggatccttgtggaccatgatggcaagggtgaccttgaacactggctggccagacaagtccgagtcagtgccagaggagacgggtgtacccaagcagTGTACATAcatatatcataaggccatgtacggataaaacaggtatgtaGCCAAATCTtgaggtgcatacgtatattacatcttatgccaagagtgagattcgtgccgagagtcgaactcggtcaaaatcccacttgttggccaagttttggccctcaggtgggcggtcacaggtgggcgcatccgcccgcctgagtgacccacccatgaggttacaagatgttttaaaaggtataaatagctatctttatgttttcctttttttttctttttctcatttatgacactcggacgtttggtgagaagagtaaagaggagagagaaaaaaaagggaaagaagaggaaaagagaaggaagaagaagaagaaatggatttcagcggcgccaaggtttgatcttcccattccgacgccggaagagtgatctctaatacgagatctacgtttagaggtgagcaaaggctaggttccttaaactttcaccatacccaagtaaaacccttgatttgggtagagttttttgaggtcttgtaaatcccccttgagatgatgaatctaaggtttaatagatgatctatgtgttgattttgaaggatttgaagaagtgtttacaaggttggcaaaagcattggtgatttgaagtgattttgaggttttgaaggagttcttgagcaaagaaggtaagatggctctccattccttaaatctaacctagatctaggttagaaccatcttatgagaccttgaatgtatggagaatgggttgggaagagccccatttgattcctcaaaggttggggaaggtttcaggtaaaaatggcattttcccgccaagaccggtgggccaaatggcccgcctgagggcacccgcctgagagggcagaccctcggggccaaccgatgggcccaaccggtgggccaatcTGCCCGTTGGTcatagcaggaccctcgggcccaaccggcgggccaaccgacgggccgactTACCCGTCAGTCATGATCGGTGGGTCTGACTAGTGGGTCAtaacaggtgggctgtccgacccacccgagaggctcccaacgtgatttttacttCCGAATGGActcaaaacggacgtgcgaccttcttttaggattctaaacatgattttgtcatttgatcgtgttaattttgatcctaaaatggtgaaatgctaatcccattcacttatgttaggttcaccaacacgtacgcttctcgcaccggatctcactcgtaccgagcgtgagtccttgtacactacaggtaagtggggagaggacgtttggccttattttaag
This genomic stretch from Macadamia integrifolia cultivar HAES 741 unplaced genomic scaffold, SCU_Mint_v3 scaffold1506, whole genome shotgun sequence harbors:
- the LOC122063976 gene encoding putative receptor-like protein kinase At3g47110 is translated as MADGADQLALLAIKARIINDPSHVVSSWNDSVPYCEWPGVICGGHQHPNRVRALHLMSSGLVGSLAPEIGNLSFLRKISLGNNSFHGEIPREVSFLFRLRYLFIFNNSFEGEIPSNISRCSNLIELRLGYNNIVGKIPVELGSLSNLQILSFHMNRLTGQIPPSLGNLSALYVISAEYNRISGSIPVFFGQMTRLMFFGLGANKLSGTIPPSIYNLSSLAVLEVEANQLQGILPPNLGFTLPNLFELSVALNQFHGPIPISLSNLSKLEQLNICGNSFVGKVAINFRGLSKISMIVLATNHLGSGEVDDLNFVNTLTNCSHLTVFELNDNRFGGMLPNSIANLSTQLIDLSLGENKISGEIPVGMENLANLQSLDLSENLLQGSIPTSIGRLQMLNGLYLDGNRFTGSIPPSLGNLTLLIELYLRDNRLQGKIPSSLGQCKYMLRLALSGNSFDSVIPREIFDLSTLIELNLSRNSFFGSLPLEVGRLKNLGVLDVSENNLFGEIPRTLGACTSLEHLFMERNLFQGSIPSTLSSLRGLQDLDLSHNNFSGYIPKYLGTFKFLQNLNLSFNHLEGEVSTDGVFRNLSAVSVIGNNKLCGGIPELHLPACQTQKSKEDGRHHAFKQIAIICGCGGSLCFIFITFVFIIYRIRRQKKESTLFFIEGHHFKISYAQLLKATDGFSSANLIGVGSFGSVYKGVLNDGKTIVAVKVLNIRQKGASKSFMVECESLRNIRHRNLVKILTSCSSIDFEGNDFKALVYDFMPGGNLERWLHQHENDIQDEQRHLSLVQRLNVAIDMATALDYLHHHCHIRIIHCDLKPSNILLDGDLTAHLGDFGISRILSKVTSRCQNHTSSVGIKGSIGYIAPGVDVSMQGDIYSYGILLLEMFTGKRPTHELFIDDFNLHYWAEMALHNGVMDVIDPSLLSMEEDEKEAATTVTKITRSRRCMKDRVQECLSSVIRIGVACSVESPCDRMDINDVVKELHLIRDIYLGGGTQLGR